In Falco naumanni isolate bFalNau1 chromosome 5, bFalNau1.pat, whole genome shotgun sequence, the following are encoded in one genomic region:
- the LOC121088828 gene encoding histone H2A type 2-C, with product MSGRGKQGGKARAKAKSRSSRAGLQFPVGRVHRLLRKGNYAERVGAGAPVYLAAVLEYLTAEILELAGNAARDNKKTRIIPRHLQLAIRNDEELNKLLGKVTIAQGGVLPNIQAVLLPKKTESHKAKSK from the coding sequence ATGTCCGGCCGCGGGAAGCAGGGCGGGAAGGCGCGGGCTAAGGCCAAGTCGCGCTCGTCGCGGGCCGGGCTGCAGTTCCCCGTGGGCCGCGTGCACCGGCTGCTGCGCAAGGGCAACTACGCGGAGCGGGTGGGCGCCGGCGCCCCGGTGTACCTGGCGGCCGTGCTGGAGTACCTGACGGCCGAGATCCTGGAGCTGGCGGGCAACGCGGCCCGCGACAACAAGAAGACGCGCATCATCCCCCGCCACCTGCAGCTCGCTATCCGCAACGACGAGGAGCTCAACAAGCTGCTGGGCAAGGTGACCATCGCGCAGGGCGGTGTGCTGCCCAACATCCAGGCCGTGCTGCTGCCCAAGAAGACAGAGAGCCACAAAGCCAAGAGCAAGTAA
- the LOC121088826 gene encoding histone H2A type 2-C has product MSGRGKQGGKARAKAKSRSSRAGLQFPVGRVHRLLRKGNYAERVGAGAPVYLAAVLEYLTAEILELAGNAARDNKKTRIIPRHLQLAIRNDEELNKLLGKVTIAQGGVLPNIQAVLLPKKTESHKAKSK; this is encoded by the coding sequence ATGTCCGGCCGCGGGAAGCAGGGCGGGAAGGCGCGGGCCAAGGCCAAGTCGCGCTCGTCGCGGGCCGGGCTGCAGTTCCCCGTGGGCCGCGTGCACCGGCTGCTGCGCAAGGGCAACTACGCGGAGCGGGTGGGCGCCGGCGCCCCGGTGTACCTGGCGGCCGTGCTGGAGTACCTGACGGCCGAGATCCTGGAGCTGGCGGGCAACGCGGCCCGCGACAACAAGAAGACGCGCATCATCCCCCGCCACCTGCAGCTCGCCATCCGCAACGACGAGGAGCTCAACAAGCTGCTGGGCAAGGTGACCATCGCGCAGGGCGGTGTGCTGCCCAACATCCAGGCCGTGCTGCTGCCCAAGAAGACAGAGAGCCACAAAGCCAAGAGCAAGTAA
- the LOC121088835 gene encoding histone H4, with protein MSGRGKGGKGLGKGGAKRHRKVLRDNIQGITKPAIRRLARRGGVKRISGLIYEETRGVLKVFLENVIRDAVTYTEHAKRKTVTAMDVVYALKRQGRTLYGFGG; from the coding sequence ATGTCTGGCAGAGGCAAGGGCGGGAAGGGGCTCGGCAAAGGGGGCGCCAAGCGCCACCGCAAGGTGCTGCGCGACAACATCCAGGGCATCACCAAGCCGGCCATCCGGCGCctggcgcggcgcggcggcgtGAAGCGCATCTCGGGGCTCATCTACGAGGAGACGCGCGGCGTGCTGAAGGTCTTCCTGGAGAACGTGATCCGCGACGCCGTCACCTACACCGAGCACGCCAAGCGCAAGACGGTCACGGCCATGGACGTGGTGTACGCTCTCAAGCGCCAGGGGCGCACCCTCTACGGCTTCGGCGGCTAA